TGCGCCCCATTCCGGGCACGGAAGGCGAGGCTGAAGGCGCGCAGCAAGCCTACGAGATCGTGGCGGGCGAGCGGCGCTGGCGGGCCAGCCAGATGGCCGGGCTGCGCGAAGTGCCCGTGCTCATCCGCGAACTGACCGACCAGGAAACGCTGGCCGTCGCGCTTATCGAAAACTTGCAGCGCGAAGACCTGAACCCCATGGAAGAAGCGCTGGCCATGCAGGAACTGCGCGAGCAGTTCGGCCTGAGCCAGGAGGACCTGGCCCAGAAGCTGGGCAAGAGCCGTCCTGCCGTGGCCAACACCCTGCGCCTGCTGCACCTGCCTGAAACCGCCCGCGACGACCTGCGCGAGGCGCGGCTGTCCGCCGGGCATGCCCGTGCCCTGCTGACCGTGACTGACCCTGCGCCGCAGGACACCCTGCGCCGCCGCATCCTGTCCGACAGGCTTTCGGTGCGCGAAGCAGAAGCGGCAGCCGCCCACTGGCGCGACCGGGGTGCACTGCCGGAGCCGCTGGCCGTGCCGCCCAGGCGTGAGGAAGCACGTCCCGCGCGCCCGCCGCAGCGGGTGGCCCCTTCCATGCGCAGCCTGCAAGGGCGTCTGCACGAGGCGCTGAGCCTGCGCGTATCCGTCAGCGGTACGGAAGAGAAGGGCAAGATCACCCTCAATTTCGAATCGGGCGAGCAGCTTACGCAGTTGTTGTCGCGCCTGGGCCTGGAACAGCGCTAGTACGGCGTATTACACTTTGTAGGTAGGTTTGATGGTCAGCTACAGCATCGATGGCGTTGCCCTGCACGCGCTGGTGGCCCGTTTGGCGGGTGCCCGCGTGTGCGTGGTGGGCG
This portion of the Nitratidesulfovibrio sp. genome encodes:
- a CDS encoding ParB/RepB/Spo0J family partition protein — its product is MAGPSRGLGRGLDALFKGYQEQPKPSDIRTLPLRALRPNPGQPRKMFTEAALEELAASIRSQGVLQPLLVRPIPGTEGEAEGAQQAYEIVAGERRWRASQMAGLREVPVLIRELTDQETLAVALIENLQREDLNPMEEALAMQELREQFGLSQEDLAQKLGKSRPAVANTLRLLHLPETARDDLREARLSAGHARALLTVTDPAPQDTLRRRILSDRLSVREAEAAAAHWRDRGALPEPLAVPPRREEARPARPPQRVAPSMRSLQGRLHEALSLRVSVSGTEEKGKITLNFESGEQLTQLLSRLGLEQR